In one Bacillus sp. PK3_68 genomic region, the following are encoded:
- a CDS encoding O-antigen ligase family protein has protein sequence MGFLKSTNQKQRHASLFLLLFFFMLSKYNLYIGFALKPYMVFLCVYLLFHFSVFSFQKMHAFEIMLLLFYLFYSFTGIFSAYPFASIRIMAGIFLLISCYFILRFVLEKYSINAIQEAIAKSGLLFNMVSLLLYAIGLKKVGFQVSEEMISSYGLLMDRSYPRLIGLLEDPNLYVFYNMIFFTYFLSNMTSWRNKAGFALCMLTTVLTFSRGGILSMLLIILLYTAISHSAARWRTLGTLGIISIAAGYIAVVVMKINIVGLIGKRIEDFSSDGGSGRFELWSRAWNYFLEHPVVGIGADNFIEYNKAHYGESLYTHNTFLQILSESGLIGFSLYFLFLLLVFIQLMNRHLRREHLYLLLCFVAFLLQIMSLSLIINEVFLLYLAVLSTVLRKEERVRLTKQQKVKDRQLTAKEVYGNECAVNDR, from the coding sequence ATGGGATTTCTTAAGTCTACTAATCAAAAGCAGCGTCACGCCAGTCTGTTTTTACTGCTTTTTTTCTTTATGTTAAGTAAATATAACCTATATATTGGCTTTGCTTTAAAGCCTTACATGGTCTTTTTATGTGTATATTTACTTTTTCATTTTTCTGTTTTCTCTTTTCAGAAAATGCATGCTTTCGAAATCATGCTGTTATTATTCTATTTATTCTACAGTTTTACCGGCATTTTTTCCGCTTATCCTTTTGCCAGTATTCGTATTATGGCAGGAATTTTCTTACTGATCAGCTGTTATTTCATTTTAAGGTTCGTTTTAGAGAAATATTCAATTAATGCAATACAAGAGGCCATTGCCAAGTCAGGTTTATTGTTTAATATGGTAAGTCTTCTGTTATATGCCATAGGATTAAAAAAAGTGGGATTCCAAGTATCGGAAGAGATGATTTCCAGTTACGGGCTCCTTATGGACAGAAGCTATCCGCGACTGATCGGCTTGCTAGAAGATCCGAATCTGTATGTTTTTTATAATATGATTTTCTTTACATACTTTCTGAGCAATATGACTAGCTGGAGAAATAAAGCGGGGTTTGCTCTCTGCATGCTCACGACGGTCTTAACCTTTTCAAGAGGCGGCATATTATCTATGCTCCTGATTATTTTGCTTTACACAGCAATCAGCCATTCTGCTGCAAGATGGCGGACACTCGGTACATTGGGCATCATTTCTATCGCGGCAGGTTACATAGCCGTAGTTGTCATGAAGATTAATATTGTGGGGCTGATCGGAAAAAGAATAGAAGACTTTTCAAGTGATGGGGGAAGCGGGCGCTTTGAATTGTGGAGTCGGGCGTGGAACTACTTTCTTGAACATCCTGTTGTTGGAATAGGGGCCGATAATTTTATTGAATATAACAAAGCGCATTATGGAGAGAGTTTATACACGCACAATACCTTTTTGCAAATATTATCGGAATCGGGTCTAATAGGGTTTTCTTTATACTTTCTATTTCTTCTTTTGGTGTTCATTCAACTCATGAATCGCCATTTAAGGAGAGAGCATTTATATTTGCTTTTATGTTTTGTAGCATTTTTACTGCAGATCATGTCTCTTTCTTTGATTATTAATGAAGTATTTCTTCTATATCTTGCTGTTCTTTCAACCGTTTTGCGAAAGGAAGAAAGGGTGCGGCTTACAAAGCAGCAGAAAGTGAAGGATCGTCAACTCACTGCCAAGGAGGTCTATGGAAATGAATGTGCTGTTAATGACAGATAA
- a CDS encoding glycosyltransferase family 4 protein has product MNVLLMTDKLITGGAEHYFCKLENQLNHPKLVFYTAAGKGELFGKISNKEHFTPLSRSNHLLNLLTIKRKVLEHDIDIIHANSLRMALYAIAMKRLIKKGIKIVYTKHNVTMMEKNLRPLFAQLLNRHITKIITVSGYEQENLLQLGIQPSKITTIYNGVDLSQFTYHQKERKNGFKVGILARLSPEKNHTLFLEIARKLKNDPDIQFYIGGEGPEYVRISQMIEEWGLTRHVHMRGEVKDPENFIKEMDVLVLTSHREVFPLVVLEGMAVGTPIVSVNTGGIKEAIISSELGYLVPDYSAESFCEHIVSLKENQQLRVGIARRAREWVQKNFSLEKMVSSTMKEYLNEK; this is encoded by the coding sequence ATGAATGTGCTGTTAATGACAGATAAGCTAATAACAGGCGGAGCCGAACATTACTTTTGTAAATTGGAGAACCAATTGAACCATCCAAAACTGGTCTTTTATACAGCGGCAGGCAAGGGGGAACTATTCGGGAAAATCAGTAATAAAGAGCATTTTACGCCTCTGTCTCGCAGCAATCATCTTCTTAATCTGTTGACCATTAAAAGAAAAGTGCTGGAACATGATATTGACATTATTCATGCAAATAGTTTAAGAATGGCCCTTTATGCTATAGCAATGAAGAGGTTAATTAAAAAGGGAATAAAGATCGTTTATACCAAGCATAACGTGACAATGATGGAAAAAAATCTTCGTCCGCTCTTTGCTCAGCTGTTAAACAGGCATATAACAAAAATTATTACAGTGAGCGGCTATGAGCAGGAGAATCTTTTGCAGCTTGGTATCCAGCCAAGCAAGATAACAACGATCTACAATGGAGTAGATTTAAGCCAATTCACGTATCATCAAAAAGAAAGAAAGAACGGATTTAAAGTTGGGATTTTGGCAAGGCTGTCTCCGGAGAAAAACCATACATTATTTCTGGAAATTGCGAGAAAGTTGAAAAATGATCCGGATATACAATTTTATATAGGTGGAGAGGGGCCGGAATATGTAAGAATCAGCCAAATGATTGAAGAGTGGGGCCTTACTCGCCATGTGCATATGAGGGGGGAAGTGAAAGATCCGGAGAATTTTATTAAAGAGATGGATGTACTCGTTTTAACCTCTCATCGTGAAGTGTTTCCATTGGTTGTTCTCGAAGGAATGGCTGTCGGAACACCGATAGTTTCAGTGAACACAGGCGGAATTAAAGAAGCTATTATCAGCTCTGAGCTTGGTTATCTTGTACCGGACTATTCAGCAGAAAGTTTTTGTGAACATATCGTGTCACTCAAAGAAAATCAGCAGTTAAGAGTAGGAATAGCTAGGCGTGCTCGTGAATGGGTACAGAAGAATTTTTCTTTAGAAAAAATGGTCAGCTCTACCATGAAAGAGTATTTAAATGAAAAATAA